GCAAGAGACTCGGTATCACACAAAAGGAATTGGCCAAGCGCATGGGCACTTCGCAGTCTGTCGTGTCGAGGCTCGAATCGGGTGAGTTCCTCAACGTCACTCTGCGCACCCTGAGCCGCATGGCGCGCGTGCTGGACTGCTCACTTCAGATGGACCTCATTCCGTCGACCCGGGACAAGAGCGAGCAGGGCCGAGCTGAGATCGCTCCGGCCAAGGTGTGACCCCATTCGATCGGGCCCAGCCGAATAGCTGAGCATGGGTCCTACCATGTGGCCAACCATTGCTGGGAGCGCGGCGCAGTCGTGTCGTACAACGACGTCGCCGAGCTTTAATGGTCCTTGCACTCGGCCGGCCGGGCTGTTCGATCGCCAGCGCAGATCTCACAAGACGCTAGCCCGTTCCAACCTTCATCCTCGTGCAATCACCGC
The Bacillota bacterium genome window above contains:
- a CDS encoding helix-turn-helix transcriptional regulator, encoding KRLGITQKELAKRMGTSQSVVSRLESGEFLNVTLRTLSRMARVLDCSLQMDLIPSTRDKSEQGRAEIAPAKV